A window of Argopecten irradians isolate NY chromosome 14, Ai_NY, whole genome shotgun sequence contains these coding sequences:
- the LOC138307470 gene encoding uncharacterized protein: MDRQTRRASEYVNEAAETSSGIYYNDTAESIPEDYDDFVGIATVSPAWYKMALNMPANYWKQPNKRDEYEDYRKPRRIKPPDVKLPLPPLGRRQTREINRSLPPADRGQSRDIRLPLPPQERRQNRDIKLYLPPPDRRKSNACVTVSVLAILTVAVMVAVPLLFIYIFTEETPSTTGTVKLDLTLSDRFLPDMADTSSSVFRSTELELSIEIEKAIKSYPDFPKDTFRECRLESLRNGSITASLVLTISGVFTIPDNNVYIMAITVYIGSVGTLGRYTVVPGSIVVTSATYTTAGTAVTVTSHPTTPSVTTTPYLPPVMEMNDSITAPGQAITMSCIVRYPPSDWEDFSIVSVDNADIHGRVYPNGTVVRGNNAYTVELQQSNEDMTISILFPNITTHLETRGSYLCTMVFSSDLINKTADIIIPEIEMNDTITTPGEEFTINCNVRYPPSDWEDFSIVSVDNTDIRGRAYPNGTVVGGIDLYQVGLQRNGEVMIFSILFPNTTTHCTARGRYMCTFGFVGNVINQTSTVIISDIASGVTLEGNITVEEGERYSINCSGRLATEGGSLDLFIKSRNSSDFVKSDEVPILSVGDIDDSCYRYITQTYDFLADSDLNGTEFQCVATNDKLASNQSSSSIDMVVDFADFKGNFHLQTTTWIPAFADTNSPEFKSFADKIEGETNYVYSQSVLNKNYKKSKVVALEQGSVNVQLAMFIELDWVVDYGSNNVIKTKLTPTDIITAFTDTLPGVSDQLPDSPLTDLNPATVTVIAGEDTTYDCSSITDVVFLLDASGSIGSANFVLMKYFIQNYTAGLELGPEKIQVSVAKFSSAANNEFWLNEHYSVGRIGPAINAIVYTSGGTDIKAGLEFVKDFSLTTTYGARPEANKVIILMTDGRSGDSSGISSLLRNEGVLVACVGIGSGIDRAQLNQIAYNSSYIFLASDFNVLAGIAATVKGSSCEN, encoded by the exons ATGGATCGGCAAACAAGGAGAGCAA gtgagtatgTAAATGAAGCTGCTGAAACATCTAGTGGGATTTACTACAACGACACGGCTGAATCAATACCAGAAGACTATGACGACTTTGTTGGAATCGCGACCGTGTCACCTGCCTGGTATAAGATGGCTCTCAACATGCCGGCTAATTACTGGAAACAG CCAAACAAAAGAGACGAGTATGAAGACTACCGCAAACCCCGCCGAATCAAACCCCCGGATGTAAAACTGCCTTTGCCACCACTTGGGAGAAGACAAACCAGGGAAATCAATCGATCATTGCCACCAGCGGACAGAGGACAAAGCAGGGATATCAGACTGCCTTTGCCACCACAGGAGAGAAGAcaaaatagggatatcaaactgTATTTGCCACCACCTGACAGAAGAAAAAGCAACGCATGTGTGACTGTTTCGGTTCTCGCAATACTTACTGTAGCAGTTATGGTGGCTGTACCGCTGTTATTTATCTACATCTTCACCGAAG aaacaCCTTCCACAACTG GAACTGTGAAACTTGACCTGACACTATCTGACCGGTTTCTTCCCGACATGGCTGACACGTCTTCTTCGGTGTTCAGGTCGACTGAACTAGAACTAAGTATTGAG ATTGAGAAAGCCATAAAATCTTATCCAGATTTTCCAAAGGATACATTCCGTGAATGTAGACTTGAATCTCTCAG AAATGGGAGTATAACAGCATCTCTTGTCCTGACCATATCCGGGGTTTTCACGATTCCGGACAACAATGTGTATATAATGGCGATCACAGTATATATAGGATCTGTAGGGACACTGGGCCGGTATACAGTGGTGCCCGGATCTATCGTGGTCACATCAGCTACTTATACCACGGCCGGAACCGCAGTAACTGTGACGTCACATCCAACGACACCTTCAGTAACGACAACCCCTTACCTTCCTCCGg TAATGGAGATGAATGATTCAATCACCGCACCTGGTCAAGCGATCACCATGAGCTGTATCGTCCGCTATCCACCATCAGACTGGGAAGATTTCAGTATAGTTTCAGTAGATAATGCTGATATACACGGTCGAGTGTATCCAAACGGAACGGTTGTCAGGGGTAACAATGCCTATACAGTAGAATTACAACAAAGCAATGAGGACATGACTATCAGTATATTATTCCCAAATATTACTACACATCTTGAGACGAGGGGGAGCTACCTGTGTACAATGGTATTTAGCAGTGACCTTATAAATAAAACAGCTGACATCATTATTCCAG AGATTGAAATGAATGATACAATCACGACCCCCGGAGAGGAGTTTACCATCAACTGTAACGTCCGCTATCCACCATCAGACTGGGAAGATTTCAGTATAGTTTCCGTAGATAATACTGATATACGCGGTAGAGCCTATCCAAATGGAACAGTCGTCGGGGGCATTGATTTGTATCAAGTAGGATTACAGCGAAACGGTGAGGTTATGATTTTCAGTATTTTGTTTCCAAACACGACTACACACTGTACTGCACGAGGGAGATATATGTGCACGTTTGGATTTGTGGGAAACGTCATCAATCAAACATCAACTGTTATCATTTCCG ATATCGCCAGTGGGGTTACACTAGAAGGAAACATCACAGTTGAGGAAGGGGAACGTTACAGTATAAACTGTTCCGGTAGACTGGCGACAGAGGGAGGAAGCCTCGACCTCTTCATAAAATCAAGGAACTCGTCTGATTTCGTCAAGTCCGATGAAGTCCCGATACTATCCGTTGGTGACATTGACGATTCCTGTTATAGATATATCACTCAGACTTACGATTTTCTTGCCGATTCGGACCTAAATGGAACAGAATTCCAATGTGTGGCCACTAATGACAAGCTGGCGTCTAACCAGAGCAGCAGTTCCATTGATATGGTGGTGGACTTTGCAG ATTTTAAGGGGAACTTTCACTTACAAACCACAACATGGATCCCAGCTTTTGCAGACACAAATAGCCCTGAATTCAAAAGCTTTGCTGACAAAATTGAAGGCGAA ACAAACTACGTGTACAGCCAAAGCGTTTTAAACAAAAACTACAAGAAAAGCAAAGTAGTAGCACTCGA gcAAGGCAGTGTCAACGTGCAACTTGCCATGTTCATAGAATTGGATTGGGTAGTCGATTACGGTTCGAATAATGTGATCAAAACCAAACTGACCCCCACCGACATCATAACAGCTTTCACAGACACTCTCCCGGGTGTGTCTGACCAACTTCCGGACAGTCCACTCACAGACCTGAATCCAGCCACCGTTACCGTTATCGCCG GTGAAGATACTACATATG ACTGCAGTTCGATAACAGATGTCGTATTCCTTCTGGATGCCTCCGGAAGTATTGGATCTGCAAACTTCGTacttatgaaatatttcatccAAAATTACACCGCTGGGCTTGAATTAGGTCCAGAAAAAATTCAGGTCAGCGTTGCTAAGTTTTCTTCAGCAGCAAATAATGAATTCTGGCTCAATGAACATTATAGTGTTGGAAGAATAGGCCCGGCGATTAATGCCATTGTTTACACCTCAGGCGGAACGGATATCAAGGCCGGTTTAGAGTTTGTAAAAGATTTCTCGCTTACCACCACGTATGGAGCACGACCTGAAGCAAACAAAGTCATAATTCTCATGACGGATGGACGATCAGGCGATAGTTCGGGAATTAGTTCCTTGCTACGTAACGAAGGTGTGCTCGTCGCTTGCGTTGGAATCGGAAGCGGTATCGACAGGGCCCAGCTGAACCAGATTGCTTACAACTCCTCCTATATCTTCCTGGCGTCGGATTTCAATGTATTAGCTGGAATCGCAGCAACCGTGAAAGGTTCATCGtgtgaaaattag